Proteins encoded in a region of the Tetrapisispora phaffii CBS 4417 chromosome 12, complete genome genome:
- the UBP15 gene encoding ubiquitin-specific protease UBP15 (similar to Saccharomyces cerevisiae UBP15 (YMR304W); ancestral locus Anc_5.18), which yields MSVEESSHPGSILETPAFTKSINDVLVNLDTGGEDAIKMDTEGVFTWHIDNWNVLKNDKVVSPQVTIGDFDWDVLLFPQGNRNKSLALYLEPNPKMVKDTEEDKMVPEDPAWYCCAQFAVVLSRPGSDNEIYVINRSHHRFDNFDTDWGFANLIDLYSLKNQIKGKLSGFVTEDGQLNITVYVRILEDKNGVLWHNFVNYDSKKVTGYVGFRNQGATCYLNSLLQSYFFTKYFRKLVYEIPTDEEKPNDSVPLALQRAFYQLQVSNLPLDTLELTRSFGWDSADAFTQHDVQELNRILMDRLETRMKGTKVEGKLSELFVGKMKSYIKCKNVDYESSRVEEFWDIQLNVKDLKNLQQSFENYIEVELMDGENQYAAPDFGLQDAYKGVVFESFPKVLHLQLKRFEYDFNFDQLIKINDRYEFPDSIDLSPYLDKDVLKNENETESHIYKLHGVLVHTGDISTGHYYTMIKPDLGDQWYRFDDERVWKVDRKQVFDENFGLDKLPDSELRGMTKEEYQSYLITRHTSAYMLVYVKDEVEEEILQPVTETDVPQHVVKSIKEETEQYELREKELREAHLYVKFNIHTIKNFLSYQGFDISPNPDSELFDEELYGKKAMPLSLKVSRKLYLKDLYKQINELAGIPHGKNVRYWKMDYRKGGTLRLVTPMNSDLDSVTLEEATGYKEDELFPLMDIFIEEPYLDLQYLSSLKEKNILESVELTEELIDNLRQNIFKLVPSDYLPIIHDIKTHSLIFIKKFSLANQTLVGYGHQVVAKNDEINFIANTLSKISGIPTDIIQFFEEISPNCVQMTKLSDKIFEAELISGDILSFQDTSVADINCFPLYENITQFYNFLRYRVKLVFSKAKNSVDDYVVNTANSKTFEVWVPVNISYDELANIVSQNINEKAEYLKLFAIYPNEKYNLRSNCILKDYLLRDYNCSLTPTFEYEVLSMPLKDLESLRSIRLYWLTDTYIHFQLYDFKIPNHFSVKEFKDKIQNKVGFSDSDKNNILFWTNSNFKFANVIFDNNSFDDVGKGVLLFARILPEELKLLHHLDNLENTDETESYSSTNESNSTTQDHKKPNDHLVVVMQCFKGIENRHGISFLFDLRPNENLSDAKSRLHKKFGLGEREFNKIKFNLLVRTYTGKVLKSLQDLTEEEEQKIILYNIMGHLDIIYMDHPDRLKSQSSQDRPMTIK from the coding sequence ATGTCCGTTGAGGAGTCTTCGCATCCTGGCAGTATTTTGGAAACTCCTGCTTTTactaaatcaattaatgatGTTCTAGTGAATTTGGATACGGGTGGTGAAGATGCAATCAAAATGGACACTGAGGGAGTGTTCACATGGCATATTGATAATTGGAACGTcttaaaaaatgataaagttGTTTCTCCTCAAGTGACAATCGGTGATTTTGATTGGGATGTCTTGTTATTCCCTCAAGGCAATAGAAATAAAAGTTTAGCATTATATCTGGAGCCAAACCCTAAAATGGTGAAGGATACAGAAGAGGATAAGATGGTACCTGAAGATCCAGCATGGTACTGTTGTGCACAGTTTGCTGTGGTCTTGTCGAGACCTGGTTCTGATAACGAAATTTATGTAATCAATAGATCTCATCATAGGTTCGATAATTTTGATACAGATTGGGGTTTTGCTAATTTGATTGATTTATACagtttgaaaaatcaaattaaagGGAAATTATCTGGTTTTGTTACAGAAGATGGTCAATTAAATATCACTGTTTATGTTCGTATCCTCGAAGATAAAAATGGTGTATTGTGGCACAATTTTGTTAACTATGACTCAAAAAAAGTTACAGGTTATGTTGGTTTTAGGAACCAAGGAGCAACTTGTTATTTGAATTCCCTTTTGcaatcatattttttcacaaaatatttcagaAAGTTGGTGTATGAAATTCCAACTGACGAAGAAAAACCTAATGATAGTGTTCCATTAGCTTTACAAAGGGCTTTCTATCAACTCCAGGTCTCTAATTTGCCGCTGGATACCTTGGAACTGACCAGATCATTTGGTTGGGATTCTGCAGACGCGTTTACTCAACATGACGTTCAAGAATTAAATCGTATATTGATGGATAGATTAGAGACAAGAATGAAAGGTACAAAAGTTGAAGGTAAGTTAAGTGAATTATTCGTTGgtaaaatgaaaagttatATAAAGTGTAAAAATGTTGACTATGAATCTTCAAGAGTTGAAGAATTTTGGGATATTCAATTAAACGTTAAAGACTTAAAGAATCTACAGcaatcttttgaaaattatattgaagTTGAATTAATGGACGGTGAAAATCAATATGCAGCTCCAGATTTTGGCTTGCAAGATGCATACAAAGGTGTTGTATTTGAATCATTCCCAAAGGTGTTGCACttacaattgaaaagatttgaatacgattttaattttgacCAACTGATAAAAATTAACGACAGATATGAATTTCCAGATAGCATTGATTTATCTCCTTATTTGGATAAAGATgtgttgaaaaatgaaaatgagaCTGAGTCGCACATTTATAAGTTACATGGTGTGCTGGTTCATACTGGTGACATTTCTACTGGTCACTATTATACAATGATTAAACCAGATTTAGGAGATCAGTGGTATAGATTCGATGATGAAAGAGTTTGGAAGGTTGATAGGAAGCAGGTCTTTGACGAAAATTTTGGTTTAGACAAGTTACCAGATTCAGAACTACGCGGTATGACAAAGGAGGAATATCAGAGTTATTTGATTACAAGACATACAAGTGCATATATGTTGGTTTACGTAAAAGATGAGGTAGAGGAAGAAATTCTACAGCCAGTCACAGAAACTGATGTCCCTCAACATGTTGTCAAGAGcattaaagaagaaactgAACAATATGAATTGAGAGAAAAGGAATTGAGAGAAGCACATCTGTAtgttaaattcaatatccATACCATAAAGAATTTCTTGAGTTATCAAGGATTTGATATATCACCAAATCCTGATTCTGAATTGTTTGATGAAGAACTTTATGGAAAAAAGGCCATGCCTTTGAGTTTGAAAGTTTCCAGaaagttatatttaaaagatcTTTATAAACAGATTAATGAATTAGCTGGTATTCCTCATGGGAAAAATGTAAGATATTGGAAAATGGATTACCGTAAGGGTGGAACTTTACGTTTAGTAACACCAATGAATTCTGACTTAGATTCTGTAACATTAGAAGAAGCTACAGgatataaagaagatgaattGTTTCCATTGATGgatattttcattgaagAGCCATATTTGGACTTACAATACTTGTCTTCgttaaaagaaaaaaatattctagAGTCAGTTGAGTTAACAGAAGAATTAATTGACAATCTAAGAcaaaacatttttaaattagtTCCTAGTGATTATCTCCCAATAATTCATGATATAAAAACGcattcattaatattcattaaaaagTTTTCATTGGCTAATCAAACGCTGGTTGGATATGGCCATCAAGTTGTTGCAAAGaatgatgaaataaattttattgcAAATACCTTATCAAAGATATCTGGTATACCTACTGACATTATACAATTTTTCGAAGAAATAAGTCCAAATTGTGTACAAATGACAAAACTATCCgacaaaatatttgaagcTGAATTGATTAGTGGTGATATTTTGTCTTTTCAAGACACTTCAGTGGCGGATATAAATTGTTTCCCAttatatgaaaatataacacaattttataatttccTTCGTTATAGGGTTAAACTAGTTTTTTCAAAAGCAAAAAATTCAGTAGACGATTATGTTGTTAATACAGCCAATTCGAAGACTTTTGAAGTTTGGGTCCCTGTAAATATTAGTTATGATGAACTAGCAAATATTGTTTCACAAAATATTAACGAAAAAGCAGAATACCTAAAATTGTTTGCTATTTATCCTAACGAAAAGTATAATCTTAGATCAAACTGTATTTTGAAAGATTATTTGTTGAGAGATTATAATTGCTCTTTGACACCAACATTTGAATACGAGGTGCTGTCGATGCCATTGAAAGATTTAGAAAGTCTAAGATCTATTAGATTATATTGGTTAACTGATACTTATATACATTTTCAGTTATACGACTTCAAAATACCAAATCATTTCTCAGTTAAGGAATTCAAGGATAAGATCCAAAATAAAGTTGGTTTTTCTGATTCTGATaagaataatatattgttcTGGAcaaattctaattttaaatttgcaaacgttatatttgataataattcatttgatGATGTTGGTAAGggtgttttattatttgctAGAATTCTACCAGAGGAGCTAAAATTACTTCATCATCTGGATAACTTAGAAAATACGGATGAGACTGAGTCATATTCTTCAACCAATGAAAGCAACTCGACTACTCAAGATCACAAAAAACCTAATGATCACTTAGTTGTAGTGATGCAATGTTTCAAGGGTATCGAGAATAGACATGgcatttcatttttatttgatttaagACCAAACGAAAATTTGTCAGATGCAAAATCTAGATTACATAAGAAATTCGGATTGGGAGAAAGagaattcaataaaattaagtTTAACCTTCTTGTTCGTACTTATACTGGTAAGGTTTTGAAGTCTCTCCAAGATTTaactgaagaagaagaacaaaagATTATATTGTATAACATCATGGGTCATTTggatataatttatatggACCATCCTGATAGATTGAAATCACAATCTTCACAAGATAGACCAATGAcgattaaataa
- the TPHA0L02300 gene encoding uncharacterized protein (similar to Saccharomyces cerevisiae SCW4 (YGR279C) and SCW10 (YMR305C); ancestral locus Anc_5.15), whose product MRLTSIINTTVSVALATAAPANQHHNHERIPADAVTVSSTTAAYAEKRAIDIIEGNEYGLEAAVNSVATTFQTVITSEAAVAQSSTSSSSSQSSSSTFASSTSSSASSSASSSASSSSSSSASAGGAKGITYSPYSSDGSCKSQSEVASDLALLTDFSIIRLYGVDCNQVEYALQAKSSSQTLFLGIYYMDQIEAGVKTIANAVSSYGSWDDIYTVSIGNELVNGGEATVDQVSSYVSTGKTALTAAGYTGPVVSVDTFIAVINNPTLCQYSDYIAVNAHAYFDYYTAAEAAGPWVLSQIQNVWNACGGDKDVLIVESGWPSQGNTYGSAVPSKANQEAAIASIKKSCGSSTILFNAYNDLWKADGDYGVEKYWGIFSD is encoded by the coding sequence ATGCGTTTAACTTCAATTATAAATACCACAGTATCGGTAGCGTTAGCCACAGCTGCTCCTGCTAATCAACATCATAATCACGAGAGAATACCTGCCGATGCTGTGACAGTATCATCTACCACCGCCGCATATGCTGAAAAAAGGGCCATCGATATCATTGAAGGAAATGAGTATGGTCTAGAAGCTGCTGTGAATTCAGTTGCCACAACTTTCCAAACTGTCATCACTTCAGAAGCCGCCGTTGCACAATCATCGacttcatcatcatcttcacAATCCTCATCATCCACTTTTGCGTCATCTACATCTTCATCTGCATCTTCATCTGCATCGTCATCTGCATCTTCGTCTTCATCTTCGTCAGCTTCGGCAGGTGGTGCAAAAGGTATCACTTATTCCCCATACTCTAGTGACGGTAGCTGTAAAAGTCAATCCGAAGTTGCCTCTGATTTAGCTCTTTTAACTGACTTCTCAATCATCAGACTATATGGTGTCGATTGTAACCAAGTTGAGTATGCATTACAAGCTAAATCTTCAAGCCAAACTTTATTTCTAGGTATTTACTACATGGATCAAATCGAAGCTGGTGTTAAAACCATTGCTAATGCCGTTTCATCTTACGGTTCTTGGGACGATATTTACACCGTCTCGATTGGTAACGAGTTAGTTAATGGTGGCGAAGCTACTGTTGATCAAGTTTCTTCTTACGTTTCAACTGGTAAAACTGCTTTAACCGCCGCTGGTTACACTGGTCCAGTTGTTTCTGTCGACACCTTCATTGCAGTTATCAACAACCCAACTTTATGCCAATATTCTGATTACATTGCAGTTAACGCACATGCCTATTTCGATTATTACACTGCTGCAGAAGCCGCTGGTCCTTGGGTCTTAAGTCAAATTCAAAACGTCTGGAATGCTTGTGGCGGTGACAAGGATGTTTTAATTGTTGAATCAGGTTGGCCATCTCAAGGTAACACATACGGATCAGCTGTCCCATCCAAAGCAAACCAGGAAGCTGCCATTGCTTCTATCAAAAAATCATGTGGTTCTTCTACCATATTATTCAATGCTTACAATGATTTATGGAAAGCTGATGGTGACTACGGTGTTGAAAAATACTGGGGTATCTTCTCAGATTAA
- the PSE1 gene encoding importin PSE1 (similar to Saccharomyces cerevisiae PSE1 (YMR308C); ancestral locus Anc_5.11), with protein sequence MSALSEEVNTTLINILTGFASPNNEIRSAAERSLNQEWITPNNIEALLVFLSEQAAYSQDATFSALSAVLFRKLALRAPPSSKTIIIAKNITHISPSALQQVRITLLKGFVSERPNNIRHKLSDAVAECATEDMDDWPELLQTLMEAIKNSNPNFRESSFRILSSVPHLINAVAVNSILAIFESGFSDVDDNVKIAAVTAFVGYFKQLPKSHWSKLGILLPSLMNSLPKFLDDGKDDALASVFESLVELVELAPKLFKDMFDQIIQFCDMVIKNKDLETPARTTALELLTVFSEHAPQMCKTNANYGQSLVTDTLIMMTEVSIDDEEAVEWQHSDDADDEEEEVTYDHARQALDRVALKLGGKYLAPTLFQFLQQMITSSEWRERFATLMALSSAAEGCRDVLISEIPKILSMIVPLIDDPHPRVQYGCCNALGQISTDFAPLIQRTSHEKILPALISKLTNNSINRVQTHAAAALVNFSEHANQTILEPYLDSLLSNLLNLLQNDKSYVQEQALTTIAFIAETSAKKFIKYYDTLMPLLLKVLKTPTDDSSRVLKGKCIECSTLITLAVGKEKFSEHSQELINLLIAYQNEGVQDDDPIKSYLEHGWSRICRILKEDFMPLLPIVLPSLLETAKATQDVSLIDEEEAENFQQYSEWEVVQVQGKHIAIHTSVLDDKVTAMELIQVYSTMLKNLFAPYVKEILTEIAIPSIDFYLHDGVRATGANLIPVLLSCLISAVGNENEEVLQLWKVAADKLIGGILSEPMPEITQIYHSALVDGIAIMGSNCLDDAQLLEYTKGVSGNVSGVFERLKERYNEDDEYNEGEDDDYDEFTDESLLDDINKSLAAIFKMSQSKYLPNFQTLWPLISSYLQDGEPFIQIFALTAIADMIQYTGDNSSMFKDGFISTVTSLLVSQDPSLRQASSYVIGICAQYSPSVYGDVCIPSLETLFQIASIPDSKSEDNETATENASAAIAKILSSYSTNIPDMDSCIENWLKLLPTLSDQEAAAFNYGFLNHLFTSHSHVINDPSKLSTIVDLVVQALHHKSISDASAVDIVNTIKSVLGTLPQDEAMAIFNKYPADVMETIQRYFS encoded by the coding sequence ATGTCTGCATTGTCTGAGGAAGTCAACACGACtctaattaatattttgactGGTTTTGCTTCtccaaataatgaaattcGTTCTGCTGCAGAGAGAAGTTTGAACCAAGAATGGATCACACCAAACAACATTGAAGCACTATTGGTCTTCTTATCCGAACAGGCCGCTTATTCACAAGATGCAACTTTTTCAGCACTATCTGCTGTTCTATTTAGGAAATTGGCTTTAAGAGCACCACCTTCTTCCAAGACCATTATTATCGCCAAAAATATCACTCATATTTCTCCATCAGCGTTGCAACAAGTCCGTATAACTCTTCTAAAAGGTTTCGTGAGTGAAAGaccaaataatattagaCACAAATTGTCGGATGCAGTGGCAGAATGTGCTACTGAAGATATGGATGATTGGCCTGAATTACTTCAGACTTTAATGGAAGCAATTAAGAATTCGAATCCAAATTTCAGAGAATCTAGTTTCAGAATTTTATCTTCAGTACCGCACTTAATTAATGCCGTTGCTGTTAACAGTATTTTAgcaatttttgaatctgGATTCAGCGATGTTGACGATAATGTGAAGATTGCAGCAGTTACAGCATTTGTTGGTtattttaaacaattacCAAAAAGCCATTGGTCGAAATTGGGCATCTTATTACCAAGTTTAATGAATAGTTTACCAAAGTTCTTAGATGATGGAAAAGACGATGCTTTAGCATCAGTATTCGAATCTTTAGTGGAACTAGTGGAACTAGCACCAAAGTTATTTAAGGATATGTTTGATCagataattcaattttgtGATATGGTCATTAAGAACAAAGATTTAGAAACACCAGCAAGAACAACAGCATTGGAATTACTTACTGTATTTAGTGAACATGCTCCACAAATGTGTAAAACAAATGCTAATTATGGTCAATCCCTTGTCACTGATactttaataatgatgacAGAGGTCTCTATTGACGATGAAGAAGCTGTTGAATGGCAACATTCAGATGATGCCGacgatgaagaagaagaagttacATACGATCATGCACGTCAAGCATTGGATCGTGTTGCTCTTAAATTGGGTGGTAAATATTTGGCACCAACTTTATTCCAATTTTTACAACAAATGATAACTTCATCTGAATGGAGAGAAAGATTTGCGACCTTGATGGCGTTATCATCAGCAGCAGAAGGTTGTCGTGATGTTTTGATTTCTGaaattccaaaaatattGTCAATGATTGTCCCTTTAATTGATGACCCTCATCCAAGGGTTCAATATGGTTGTTGCAATGCATTGGGTCAAATTTCCACCGATTTTGCTCCTCTAATTCAAAGAACTTCTcatgaaaaaatattaccaGCACTAATTTCGAAACtaacaaataattcaatcaaTAGAGTCCAAACACATGCAGCAGCAGCTTTAGTTAATTTCTCTGAGCACGCTAATCAAACTATTCTAGAACCATATTTAGATAGTTTATTAAGCAACTTATTGAACCTACTACAAAATGACAAGTCTTACGTTCAAGAACAAGCATTGACTACAATAGCTTTTATTGCAGAAACATCAGCCaagaaatttattaaatactATGATACATTGATGCCTTTATTATTGAAGGTGTTAAAGACTCCAACGGATGACTCGTCCAGAGTATTAAAAGGTAAATGCATTGAATGTTCTACTTTAATTACTTTAGCTGTTggtaaagaaaaattttctgAACATTCTCaagaattaattaatcTATTGATAGCTTACCAGAATGAAGGTGTTCAAGATGATGATCCAATTAAGTCTTATCTAGAGCATGGTTGGAGTAGAATTTGTAGGATTTTAAAGGAGGATTTTATGCCATTACTACCAATTGTCCTTCCATCTTTGTTAGAAACTGCAAAGGCTACACAAGATGTTAGTTTAatagatgaagaagaagctgAGAATTTTCAACAATACTCGGAATGGGAAGTCGTTCAAGTTCAAGGTAAACATATCGCTATCCACACATCTGTTTTAGATGATAAAGTTACAGCTATGGAATTAATTCAAGTTTATAGTACaatgttgaaaaatttgtttGCTCCATATGTAAAGGAGATATTAACTGAAATTGCTATTCCTTCAATTGACTTCTATTTACATGATGGCGTCCGTGCTACAGGAGCTAACCTAATACCAGTGTTACTATCATGTCTAATTTCTGCTGTTGGTAACGAAAACGAAGAGGTTTTACAATTGTGGAAAGTAGCTGCCGATAAATTAATTGGTGGCATCTTATCTGAACCAATGCCTGAAATTACCCAAATATATCATTCGGCTTTAGTAGATGGTATTGCCATTATGGGATCAAATTGTTTAGATGACGCTCaattattagaatataCTAAAGGTGTCTCGGGCAATGTTTCGGGCGTTTTTGAACGTTTGAAGGAAAGAtataatgaagatgatgaatataatgaagGTGAGGATGATGATTATGATGAATTCACTGATGAAAGTTTGTTAGATGATATTAACAAATCGCTTGCTgcaattttcaaaatgtcACAAAGTAAATATCTACCTAACTTCCAAACTTTGTGGCCATTGATCTCATCGTACTTGCAAGATGGAGAACCTTTCATTCAGATTTTTGCTTTGACAGCTATTGCTGATATGATTCAATACACAGGTGACAATAGTTCAATGTTTAAAGATGGATTTATCTCTACCGTTACTTCCTTATTAGTTTCACAAGACCCATCATTACGTCAAGCCAGCTCTTATGTGATTGGTATTTGCGCACAATATTCGCCATCAGTGTATGGAGATGTTTGCATTCCTTCTCTGGAAACTTTATTCCAGATTGCCTCCATTCCAGATTCTAAATCTGAAGATAATGAAACCGCTACCGAAAATGCCAGTGCAGCAATAGCAAAAATTTTGTCTTCTTATAGTACAAATATCCCAGATATGGATTCCTGCATTGAAAACTGGTTAAAATTATTACCTACATTATCTGATCAAGAAGCTGCTGCATTTAATTATGGATTTTTAAACCATTTATTCACATCTCACTCGCATGTAATTAATGATCCATCTAAACTTTCTACTATCGTTGATTTGGTTGTTCAAGCATTGCATCATAAATCTATTAGTGATGCATCTGCTGTTGATATTGTCAATACTATCAAAAGCGTATTAGGCACCTTGCCACAAGATGAAGCCATGGCTATTTTCAATAAGTATCCAGCCGATGTCATGGAAACCATTCAAAGATACTTTTCATGA